CATCGCCGCCGAGCTCACCGCGAACGCCGTGCGCCACGGCCACGTCCCCGGCCGGGACTTCCACCTCCGACTCACCAGCGATGCCGCCGCCCTCCGCATCGAGGTCACCGACACCCGCACCGAGCTCACGCCCATCCCCACCACCCCCGCCCCCGACGCAGAGGCCGGCCGCGGTCTGCTCCTCGTAGCCGCCCTCGCCACCCACTGGGGCACCACCCCACGCACCGGCGCACCCGGCAAGACCGTCTGGGCCCGACTCGACACGATCGTCCGCCCTTGATCCGGATAGGCTTCCGGCGTGGTCTACGCGATTGCC
Above is a genomic segment from Streptomyces sp. NBC_01233 containing:
- a CDS encoding ATP-binding protein; translation: MKSTTPPHSATAQSTALTHEFEMRFTSTPRGARLARRLVSHRLHDWGYPYNTTVNDTVTLIAAELTANAVRHGHVPGRDFHLRLTSDAAALRIEVTDTRTELTPIPTTPAPDAEAGRGLLLVAALATHWGTTPRTGAPGKTVWARLDTIVRP